A single region of the Triticum dicoccoides isolate Atlit2015 ecotype Zavitan chromosome 2B, WEW_v2.0, whole genome shotgun sequence genome encodes:
- the LOC119362730 gene encoding uncharacterized protein LOC119362730 yields the protein MPPSPAGSTQTLTPQHVADSQPAMENLPDELLADILRSFPPRSLAVCRSVCKHWCAVVDARGLLLAVARQVPCSLHGIYVNYAMMRRSGFFSRVAPRTTSPIDGMLSFLPGQLMRYRSVLDHRNGLLLYENSQGMYVCNPATRRWATLSEPPRTETSYSHLFFYRHRMYLMFDPTMSLHYNVLFFPDVPEKPKPPHLQPGESQISRADYEHERNSLGSMEWPPYIYPLQVFSSKTGRWEEKQFIREGDAAVTVSDVWLDALAPSSSRNSLQRHAVHWRASFYVHCDSGFIMRLSLEKQNYLVIKTPKLDTTGFGVDATGRETHLTTYGYLGKSKHGVYYTTLCGYTLQVWVLCKTLESCQTPEWELKHQANLTNLNLHHDQHLRGERYEKCWILNGRSEESEHGWDSSDDSAIDLEGGSDMDYKDYHFAVDFLGYHPYKEIAFLGNRFQGFAYYLENSKLKYLGSPYPPYLGNCDYGLRPILESFIYTPCMDDLLPIQNDA from the exons ATGCCGCCGTCGCCGGCAGGCAGTACCCAAACCCTAACCCCACAGCACGTCGCCGATAGCCAGCCAGCAATGGAAAATCTCCCCGATGAATTGCTCGCGGACATCCTCCGCAGTTTTCCTCCACGGAGTCTCGCGGTGTGCCGGAGCGTCTGCAAGCACTGGTGCGCTGTCGTCGATGCCCGCGGGCTGCTCCTCGCGGTCGCGCGTCAAGTTCCGTGCTCTCTGCACGGCATCTACGTTAACTACGCCATGATGCGAAGGTCCGGATTCTTCTCCCGCGTCGCTCCGCGGACTACTAGCCCAATCGATGGCATGCTCAGTTTCCTGCCTGGCCAGCTGATGCGCTATCGTAGCGTCCTGGACCACCGCAACGGTCTCCTCCTGTACGAAAACAGTCAGGGGATGTATGTGTGCAACCCAGCGACACGACGGTGGGCGACCCTGTCGGAGCCGCCGCGCACGGAAACTTCCTACAGCCACCTGTTTTTCTACCGCCATCGTATGTACCTAATGTTCGATCCAACTATGTCTCTGCACTACAATGTATTATTCTTCCCTGATGTGCCTGAGAAGCCAAAGCCACCCCATCTTCAACCTGGTGAGTCACAAATTTCAAGAGCAGATTACGAGCATGAGCGTAACTCTTTGGGATCAATGGAATGGCCACCATACATCTACCCACTGCAAGTGTTCTCGTCAAAAACTGGGCGGTGGGAAGAGAAACAATTTATTCGTGAAGGTGATGCAGCAGTTACTGTGTCGGATGTGTGGTTAGATGCATTGGCACCAAGTAGCAGCCGCAACTCGCTTCAACGACATGCAGTCCACTGGCGAGCTTCGTTTTATGTACATTGTGACTCTGGTTTCATCATGAG GTTGTCATTGGAAAAACAAAACTATCTAGTGATCAAAACCCCCAAACTAGATACCACTGGGTTTGGTGTCGATGCAACTGGGCGCGAGACACATCTTACGACATACGGGTATTTGGGTAAATCCAAGCATGGTGTCTATTACACCACTTTGTGTGGATACACACTTCAAGTGTGGGTATTGTGCAAAACATTAGAATCATGTCAAACACCGGAGTGGGAGCTGAAGCATCAAGCTAACCTTACAAATTTAAATCTACACCATGACCAACACTTAAGAGGAGAAAGGTATGAAAAGTGCTGGATCTTAAATGGTCGGAGTGAAGAATCCGAGCATGGATGGGATTCTAGTGATGACAGTGCCATTGATTTAGAAGGAGGGTCGGACATGGATTACAAAGATTATCACTTTGCCGTGGACTTCTTGGGATACCATCCTTACAAAGAAATTGCTTTCTTGGGCAACCGCTTTCAAGGATTTGCTTACTATCTGGAAAACTCCAAGTTAAAGTACTTGGGATCACCTTATCCACCATACCTAGGCAACTGTGATTATGGTTTGCGACCCATACTCGAGTCATTCATCTACACTCCTTGCATGGATGATCTGCTTCCTATTCAGAATGATGCATGA